The following coding sequences lie in one Kribbella sp. NBC_00709 genomic window:
- a CDS encoding aminodeoxychorismate/anthranilate synthase component II, translating to MPRILVVDNYDSFVYNLVQYLQQLQADTTVLRNDEVTPDQAGEYDGVLLSPGPGTPEEAGACVDIVKEKGAHVPIFGVCLGLQAIGVAYGGVVGRADELLHGKTSQVFHEGAGVLSGLPSPFTATRYHSLAIAQDTVPDELQVTARTEAGVIMAARHRDLPVEGVQFHPESVLTEGGHRMLANWLAICGDQDAVARSAGLAPVVS from the coding sequence ATGCCGCGGATCCTTGTCGTCGACAACTACGACTCCTTCGTCTACAACCTGGTGCAGTACCTGCAGCAACTGCAGGCCGACACCACAGTGCTGCGCAACGACGAGGTCACACCCGACCAGGCCGGTGAGTACGACGGCGTCCTGCTCTCCCCCGGTCCTGGTACCCCGGAAGAAGCCGGCGCCTGTGTGGACATCGTGAAGGAGAAGGGCGCACACGTCCCGATCTTCGGGGTCTGCCTCGGTCTCCAGGCGATCGGCGTCGCGTACGGCGGTGTCGTCGGCCGCGCGGACGAGCTCCTGCACGGCAAGACCAGCCAGGTGTTCCACGAGGGCGCCGGCGTACTCTCCGGACTCCCGTCGCCGTTCACCGCGACCCGGTACCACTCGCTCGCGATCGCGCAGGACACCGTGCCGGACGAGCTGCAGGTGACCGCCCGGACCGAGGCCGGCGTCATCATGGCCGCGCGGCACCGCGACCTCCCGGTGGAAGGCGTGCAGTTCCACCCGGAGTCGGTGCTGACCGAGGGCGGTCACCGGATGCTCGCCAACTGGCTCGCGATCTGCGGTGACCAGGACGCGGTCGCGCGCTCTGCCGGTCTGGCCCCGGTCGTCAGCTGA
- the pknB gene encoding Stk1 family PASTA domain-containing Ser/Thr kinase — translation MTSQARLVGGRYEEGEPLGRGGMAEVRRGVDNRLGRSVAIKRLRVDLASDATFQARFRREAQSAASLNHPTIVSVYDTGEEPDPNGSGVTIPYIVMELVTGKTLRDLIREGRKIMPERALEITSGVLEALDYSHRAGIVHRDIKPGNVMLTPQGQVKVMDFGIARAVADTSSTMTQTAAVIGTAQYLSPEQARGETVDARSDLYSTGCLLYELLTGRPPFVGESPVSVAYQHVREQPLPPSSFDPDIPPEVDAVVLKALAKNREERYQSASEMRADIHRVLAGQQVTAPMSAVAETRAMAPTTAAAATQTYRQTSGNDILPPGGDELDEEDDSRSRRNRGLAYFLLGLAIVAIAVGAYALFSNMNKDNNAGGGATNTPVAKVAVPDVSGKSVADATALLSDKGLTFAQGPSETSDTVGRGSAIRQTPTAGTEAEQGSTVTVVFSSGRSAFPVPDVIGKSESAARKALEGTSANFKVKDKVVEQDSDEKKGTVLAVSPDPNGQYPSGQEFTLTVSSGVTNVEVPNVVTVPADDAAKQLKDLGFQVGYKYGNDPNSPDGIVLAQSIPGGTKKPKGTTVTLTVNNPQEPTPPPSQPTDTPTDNPSSPGITIGG, via the coding sequence ATGACATCGCAGGCACGTCTCGTCGGCGGCCGATACGAAGAAGGCGAACCGCTCGGCCGCGGCGGCATGGCCGAGGTCCGCAGGGGTGTGGACAACCGGCTCGGCCGGTCCGTCGCAATCAAGCGGCTGCGGGTCGATCTGGCCAGTGACGCCACCTTCCAGGCCAGATTCCGCCGGGAGGCCCAGTCGGCCGCCTCGCTGAACCACCCGACCATCGTGTCGGTGTACGACACCGGCGAGGAGCCCGACCCGAACGGATCCGGCGTCACCATCCCGTACATCGTGATGGAGCTGGTGACCGGCAAGACGCTGCGGGACCTGATCCGCGAGGGCCGCAAGATCATGCCGGAGCGTGCCCTGGAGATCACCTCCGGTGTGCTCGAGGCGCTCGACTACAGCCATCGGGCCGGCATCGTGCACCGCGACATCAAGCCCGGGAACGTGATGCTGACCCCGCAGGGCCAGGTCAAGGTGATGGACTTCGGCATCGCCCGCGCGGTCGCCGACACGTCCTCCACGATGACCCAGACCGCGGCCGTGATCGGCACCGCGCAGTACCTGTCCCCGGAGCAGGCCCGCGGCGAGACCGTCGACGCCCGCTCCGACCTGTACTCGACCGGTTGCCTGCTGTACGAACTGCTCACCGGGCGGCCGCCGTTCGTCGGCGAGTCGCCGGTGTCGGTGGCCTACCAGCACGTCCGGGAGCAGCCGCTGCCGCCGTCGTCGTTCGACCCGGACATCCCGCCGGAGGTCGACGCCGTCGTCCTGAAGGCGCTGGCGAAGAACCGCGAGGAGCGGTACCAGAGCGCGTCCGAGATGCGGGCCGACATCCACCGGGTGCTGGCCGGCCAGCAGGTGACCGCGCCGATGTCGGCGGTCGCCGAGACCCGGGCGATGGCGCCGACCACGGCCGCCGCTGCCACGCAGACCTACCGTCAGACCTCGGGGAACGACATTCTCCCGCCGGGCGGCGACGAGCTGGACGAGGAGGACGACAGCCGGTCGCGGCGCAACCGCGGTCTGGCCTACTTCCTGCTCGGCCTGGCGATCGTGGCGATCGCGGTCGGGGCGTACGCGCTGTTCTCGAACATGAACAAGGACAACAACGCCGGCGGCGGGGCGACCAACACCCCGGTGGCGAAGGTCGCCGTACCGGACGTCAGCGGCAAGTCGGTGGCCGACGCGACCGCGCTGCTCTCCGACAAGGGTCTGACGTTCGCGCAGGGACCGTCGGAGACCAGCGACACGGTCGGCCGCGGCTCCGCGATCCGGCAGACGCCGACCGCGGGCACGGAGGCCGAGCAGGGTTCGACGGTCACCGTGGTGTTCTCGTCCGGACGGAGTGCGTTCCCGGTGCCGGACGTGATCGGCAAGTCGGAGTCCGCGGCCCGCAAGGCGCTCGAAGGCACCTCCGCGAACTTCAAGGTCAAGGACAAGGTCGTCGAGCAGGACAGCGACGAGAAGAAGGGCACCGTGCTCGCGGTCAGCCCGGACCCGAACGGGCAGTACCCGTCGGGTCAGGAGTTCACGCTGACGGTATCCAGCGGCGTCACGAACGTCGAGGTTCCGAACGTCGTGACCGTTCCGGCCGACGACGCGGCCAAGCAGTTGAAGGATCTCGGCTTCCAGGTCGGGTACAAGTACGGAAATGACCCGAACTCGCCGGACGGCATCGTGCTCGCGCAGAGTATCCCGGGCGGCACCAAGAAGCCGAAGGGCACCACGGTCACGCTGACGGTCAACAACCCGCAGGAACCGACCCCGCCGCCGAGCCAGCCGACGGACACACCGACGGACAACCCGAGCTCGCCGGGCATCACGATCGGCGGATGA
- a CDS encoding peptidoglycan D,D-transpeptidase FtsI family protein, with protein sequence MNSAIRRLAVAAMILMLALMANSTYLQAFRANEINGRNDNNRVRDSQFSVNRGPILIGSTPVAQSKPSNDRFKYQRTYPSGPVYAPVTGFYSYRFGRGGIELTMNSELNGSDPSMAFRRIIDVISNRPQQGGSVTLTLNAAAQQAAYKGLGSKTGAVVAIEPKTGRILAMATTPSYDPNRLASHDSAKVDAAWKSLNEDKDRPLSNRAAQELYPPGSTFKLVTAAAALSSGKYTPETKVNSPAELVLPQTTVPLVNEDGKNCGGSNTATLTIALRYSCNTAYGSVGLALGPDALREQAAKFGFGARPLAELPSVATSQFPGDPNEPQTAQSAIGQFDVRATPLQMAMVAAGIANKGEVMKPYLVQSVKTPDLKTVSETKPESLHQAVTPQVAAQLTAMMVDVVNNGTGKPGQISGVQVAGKTGTAQTAKDRPPFAWFTAFAPADDPKIAVAVLIEKADIARDDIAGGKLAAPIAKSVMEAVLGQ encoded by the coding sequence ATGAACTCGGCGATCCGACGACTGGCCGTGGCGGCGATGATCCTGATGCTCGCGCTGATGGCGAACTCGACGTACCTGCAGGCCTTCCGGGCGAACGAGATCAACGGCCGCAACGACAACAACCGGGTCCGCGACTCGCAGTTCTCGGTGAACCGCGGCCCGATCCTGATCGGCAGTACGCCGGTGGCGCAGAGCAAACCGTCCAACGACCGGTTCAAGTACCAGCGCACCTATCCGTCCGGCCCGGTGTACGCGCCGGTCACCGGCTTCTACTCGTACCGGTTCGGCCGCGGCGGGATCGAGCTGACGATGAACTCCGAGCTGAACGGCTCGGACCCGTCGATGGCGTTCCGCCGGATCATCGACGTGATCAGCAACCGGCCCCAGCAGGGCGGCAGCGTCACGCTGACGCTGAACGCGGCGGCGCAGCAGGCGGCGTACAAGGGTCTGGGGTCCAAGACCGGCGCGGTGGTGGCGATCGAGCCGAAGACCGGCCGGATCCTGGCGATGGCGACCACGCCGTCGTACGACCCGAACCGGCTCGCCTCGCACGACAGCGCGAAGGTCGACGCCGCCTGGAAGAGCCTGAACGAGGACAAGGACCGCCCGCTGTCGAACCGCGCGGCCCAGGAGCTGTATCCGCCGGGCTCGACGTTCAAGCTGGTGACCGCTGCCGCCGCATTGTCCAGCGGCAAGTACACGCCGGAGACCAAGGTGAACTCGCCGGCCGAGCTGGTGCTCCCGCAGACCACCGTCCCGCTGGTGAACGAGGACGGCAAGAACTGCGGCGGCAGCAACACGGCGACGCTGACGATCGCGCTGCGATACTCCTGCAACACGGCGTACGGCAGTGTCGGCCTCGCGCTCGGGCCGGACGCGCTGCGCGAGCAGGCCGCCAAGTTCGGCTTCGGCGCGCGACCGCTGGCCGAGCTGCCGAGCGTGGCCACCAGCCAGTTCCCCGGCGACCCGAACGAGCCGCAGACCGCGCAGTCCGCGATCGGCCAGTTCGACGTCCGGGCGACCCCGCTGCAGATGGCGATGGTCGCGGCCGGGATCGCGAACAAAGGCGAGGTGATGAAGCCCTACCTGGTGCAGAGCGTGAAGACCCCGGACCTGAAGACGGTCTCGGAGACCAAGCCGGAGTCGCTGCACCAGGCCGTCACCCCGCAGGTCGCCGCCCAGCTGACCGCGATGATGGTCGACGTCGTCAACAACGGCACCGGCAAGCCGGGCCAGATCAGCGGCGTCCAGGTGGCCGGCAAGACCGGTACGGCGCAGACGGCCAAGGACCGGCCGCCGTTCGCCTGGTTCACCGCCTTCGCGCCGGCCGACGACCCGAAGATCGCCGTGGCGGTGCTGATCGAGAAGGCCGACATCGCCCGTGACGACATCGCCGGCGGCAAACTGGCCGCGCCGATCGCCAAGTCGGTGATGGAGGCGGTGCTGGGCCAATGA
- a CDS encoding FtsW/RodA/SpoVE family cell cycle protein: MSIASTSVIQIIPRTRRGVELLLLVIAVGVSVAAYVNIGVTVQNEVPASTGYYAAGISLLAVIAHLALRFRAPYADPVILPCAVLLNGLGVAMIHRVDLGLTAIGRTKGVPFAPQQITWTAVGVVLFLAVIIVVRDHRRLQAFTYSLGLAGIVLLILPLVPGLGANVNGAPIWIRVAGMSFQPGEFAKVCLVIFFAGYLVVKRDVLTLAGRRFLGLDLPRARDLGPILVAWLVSLGVLVFESDLGSSLLFFGLFLFLLYVSTERAGWLIIGGLLFIGGAYFAYLSFGHVHRRVTDWLDPWAIDGGQVKLGLMGQAWGGILGRGLGQGHPEATLYANSDMIISSMAEELGLTGLIAIILIYTLIIERGLRTALGCRDIFGKLIATGLAMSFALQVFVIVGGVTGLIPLTGLATPFMALGGTSLVANWAIIALLLRISDQARRPQTPAAPVSDETIAMAVQKA, from the coding sequence ATGAGCATCGCGTCTACGTCGGTCATTCAGATCATCCCGCGCACCCGGCGTGGGGTGGAGTTGCTGCTGCTCGTGATCGCGGTCGGCGTCTCGGTCGCGGCGTACGTGAACATCGGCGTCACCGTCCAGAACGAGGTCCCGGCCAGCACCGGGTACTACGCCGCCGGCATCAGCCTGCTGGCCGTGATCGCGCACCTGGCGCTGCGGTTCCGTGCGCCGTACGCGGACCCCGTCATCCTCCCGTGCGCCGTCCTGCTGAACGGGCTCGGCGTCGCGATGATCCACCGCGTCGACCTCGGGCTGACCGCAATCGGCCGGACCAAGGGGGTTCCGTTCGCGCCGCAGCAGATCACCTGGACCGCGGTCGGCGTCGTGCTGTTCCTCGCGGTGATCATCGTGGTCCGCGACCACCGCCGGCTGCAGGCGTTCACCTACAGCCTCGGCCTGGCCGGGATCGTGCTGCTCATCCTGCCGCTGGTCCCCGGCCTGGGCGCCAACGTCAACGGCGCGCCGATCTGGATCCGGGTCGCCGGGATGTCGTTCCAGCCCGGCGAGTTCGCCAAGGTCTGCCTGGTGATCTTCTTCGCCGGGTACCTGGTGGTGAAGCGCGACGTACTGACGCTGGCCGGACGCCGGTTCCTCGGCCTCGACCTGCCGCGGGCCCGCGACCTCGGCCCGATCCTGGTCGCCTGGCTGGTCAGCCTGGGCGTCCTGGTCTTCGAGAGCGACCTGGGTTCCTCGCTGCTGTTCTTCGGCCTGTTCCTGTTCCTGCTGTACGTGTCCACCGAGCGGGCCGGCTGGCTGATCATCGGTGGCCTGCTGTTCATCGGCGGCGCGTACTTCGCGTACCTGTCGTTCGGTCACGTGCACCGCCGGGTCACCGACTGGCTGGATCCGTGGGCGATCGACGGAGGCCAGGTGAAGCTCGGGCTGATGGGCCAGGCCTGGGGCGGCATCCTCGGCCGCGGCCTCGGCCAGGGCCACCCGGAGGCCACGCTCTACGCGAACAGCGACATGATCATCTCGTCGATGGCCGAGGAGCTGGGCCTGACCGGGCTGATCGCGATCATCCTGATCTACACCCTGATCATCGAACGCGGCCTGCGGACCGCGCTCGGCTGCCGCGACATCTTCGGCAAGCTGATCGCGACCGGTCTGGCGATGTCGTTCGCGCTGCAGGTGTTCGTGATCGTCGGCGGGGTGACCGGGCTGATCCCGCTGACCGGTCTGGCCACGCCGTTCATGGCCCTCGGTGGTACGTCGCTGGTGGCGAACTGGGCGATCATCGCCCTGCTGCTGCGGATCAGCGACCAGGCCCGGCGGCCGCAGACCCCGGCCGCTCCCGTGTCCGACGAAACGATCGCGATGGCGGTGCAGAAGGCATGA
- a CDS encoding PP2C family protein-serine/threonine phosphatase, with protein sequence MTLSLDYATLSDVGRVRRNNEDSAYAGPHLLLLADGMGGAAAGEVASSAAVQVIRRLDTADISGEDMIEALAGAVHRANERLSELVEEDPEREGMGSTVTALMFDGKQLGMAHLGDSRAYRMRDGRLYQLSHDHTFVQSLVDEGRISQEEAFTHPHRNLILRVLDGRPDSDPDLSILDVQAGDRLMLCSDGLPDYVSDDVIAASMASGTPDSVVVELITHALEAGSNDNVTCVVADVVETDPASGTQPQLVGAAAELAQGSTGRGEPTVAIRTGGSGGHGGGGHGAALDPEELRYAPRPPKRFPWLRRIAVLVVILGLIGGGGWFAYSWTQKQYYVGSDGDYVAIFKGVEADLPGLTLSKVFERQSLQVDKLPTYSREQVEGNIQADNLAGARSIVAELQQTATECAARVKPTPTPTPKPSTPVSTPPVSKPPVSKPPVTTPTVHPSTTPTSPGGTATPGSPDDCDGVR encoded by the coding sequence ATGACCCTGTCGCTCGACTACGCCACACTGTCCGACGTCGGACGGGTGCGCCGCAACAACGAGGACTCGGCGTACGCCGGTCCGCACCTGCTGCTGCTCGCGGACGGAATGGGCGGCGCCGCGGCCGGTGAAGTGGCCAGCTCGGCGGCGGTCCAGGTGATCCGGCGGCTGGACACCGCGGACATCAGCGGCGAGGACATGATCGAGGCGCTGGCCGGCGCCGTCCACCGGGCCAACGAGCGGCTCTCGGAGCTGGTCGAGGAGGACCCCGAGCGCGAGGGCATGGGTTCGACCGTCACCGCGCTGATGTTCGACGGTAAGCAGCTCGGCATGGCGCACCTGGGCGACTCCCGCGCGTACCGGATGCGGGACGGCCGGCTGTACCAGCTGAGCCACGACCACACCTTCGTGCAGTCGCTGGTCGACGAGGGCCGGATCTCCCAGGAGGAGGCCTTCACCCACCCGCACCGCAACCTGATCCTGCGGGTGCTCGACGGCCGCCCGGACTCCGATCCGGACCTGAGCATTCTCGACGTCCAGGCCGGCGACCGGCTGATGCTGTGCAGCGACGGCCTCCCGGACTACGTGAGCGACGATGTGATCGCCGCCTCGATGGCCTCCGGTACTCCGGACTCCGTCGTCGTCGAGCTGATCACGCACGCGCTCGAGGCCGGCTCGAACGACAACGTCACCTGTGTGGTCGCGGATGTCGTCGAGACCGACCCCGCGAGCGGCACGCAGCCGCAGCTGGTCGGCGCGGCCGCCGAGCTCGCCCAGGGCAGCACCGGGCGCGGTGAGCCGACGGTCGCGATCCGCACCGGCGGCAGCGGAGGTCACGGCGGCGGTGGCCACGGCGCGGCGCTCGACCCGGAGGAGCTGCGGTACGCCCCACGCCCGCCGAAGCGGTTCCCGTGGCTGCGGCGGATCGCTGTCCTCGTGGTGATCCTGGGTCTGATCGGCGGCGGTGGCTGGTTCGCGTACAGCTGGACCCAGAAGCAGTACTACGTCGGCAGCGACGGCGACTACGTGGCGATCTTCAAGGGCGTCGAGGCGGATCTTCCGGGGCTGACGCTGTCGAAGGTGTTCGAGCGGCAGTCGCTGCAGGTCGACAAGCTCCCGACGTACAGCCGGGAACAGGTGGAGGGCAACATCCAGGCGGACAACCTGGCCGGCGCCCGCTCGATCGTCGCCGAGCTGCAGCAGACCGCGACCGAGTGCGCCGCCAGGGTCAAGCCGACGCCGACTCCCACGCCGAAGCCGAGTACGCCGGTGTCGACACCGCCCGTGTCGAAGCCGCCCGTCTCCAAGCCACCGGTCACGACACCGACCGTGCACCCGTCGACGACTCCGACCAGCCCGGGCGGTACGGCGACGCCGGGCAGCCCGGACGACTGCGACGGAGTCCGATGA
- a CDS encoding FHA domain-containing protein FhaB/FipA → MSELTLTLIKLGFLALLWMFVLAVLSVIRSDLFGAKVDSRAAAAVAPQSSRTPKAAKPAKKRKGLPASVTIADGPQAGVGASLTEEPVIIGRGSDCQIRLDDDYSSTRHARLFLSEGQWWVEDLGSTNGTYLDGQRVTRPVPAEIGGSIRIGRTTLNIAK, encoded by the coding sequence ATGTCGGAACTGACCCTGACCCTGATCAAACTGGGGTTCCTGGCCCTGTTGTGGATGTTCGTCCTCGCGGTGCTGTCCGTGATCAGGTCCGACCTGTTCGGCGCGAAGGTGGACAGCCGGGCGGCGGCCGCCGTCGCACCGCAGAGTTCGCGGACGCCGAAGGCCGCCAAGCCGGCCAAGAAGCGCAAGGGCCTGCCCGCGTCGGTGACGATCGCGGACGGGCCGCAGGCCGGCGTCGGCGCGTCGCTGACCGAGGAGCCGGTGATCATCGGCCGCGGGTCGGACTGCCAGATCCGGCTGGACGACGACTACTCCTCCACCCGGCACGCCCGGTTGTTCCTGTCCGAGGGCCAGTGGTGGGTCGAGGATCTCGGCTCCACCAACGGCACGTACCTTGACGGCCAGCGGGTCACCCGCCCGGTCCCGGCCGAGATCGGCGGTTCGATCCGGATCGGCCGGACGACGCTGAACATCGCGAAGTAG
- a CDS encoding DUF3662 and FHA domain-containing protein: protein MRPLQRFERRLEGIVSGVFARAFKGDVEPIELAAALKREIDNTARILSRDRRLVPNHFTVELGPDDFERLNAYGRTLNHELANELRDHADIQRYTFSGPIDIELVQQDDLPTGKFRVVSETVGTPQRRPQPEPQPYQQEPYVPPNEPVVQSPPPPQYQPQQPSPRRGHPQVMLEVNGRRRPVNPPGVVLGRGTDADIQINDPGVSRRHAEIRLMPEGPGGIRVVLVDLGSTNGTLVNGRRSTEAELVDGSTVRIGNTTMTLRLADEPMPQPPSSGW from the coding sequence GTGCGACCGCTACAGCGCTTCGAGCGACGCCTGGAAGGCATTGTCAGCGGTGTCTTCGCGCGCGCTTTCAAGGGTGACGTCGAGCCGATCGAACTGGCGGCGGCACTCAAGCGTGAGATCGACAACACCGCGCGGATTCTGTCCCGGGACCGCCGGCTGGTGCCGAACCACTTCACCGTCGAGCTCGGTCCGGACGACTTCGAGCGGCTGAACGCCTACGGCCGGACCCTGAACCACGAGCTCGCCAACGAACTGCGGGACCACGCCGACATCCAGCGGTACACGTTCTCCGGGCCCATCGACATCGAGCTGGTTCAGCAGGACGACCTCCCGACCGGTAAGTTCCGGGTGGTCAGCGAGACGGTCGGGACGCCACAACGACGCCCGCAGCCCGAGCCCCAGCCCTACCAGCAGGAGCCATACGTGCCGCCCAACGAGCCGGTCGTGCAGAGCCCGCCTCCGCCCCAGTACCAGCCCCAGCAGCCGTCGCCGCGGCGCGGCCACCCGCAGGTGATGCTCGAGGTGAACGGGCGTCGCCGCCCGGTCAACCCGCCCGGCGTCGTCCTCGGCCGCGGCACCGACGCGGACATCCAGATCAACGATCCCGGTGTGTCCCGGCGGCACGCCGAGATCCGGCTGATGCCGGAAGGCCCTGGTGGCATTCGCGTCGTGCTGGTCGATCTCGGCTCCACCAACGGCACGCTGGTGAACGGCCGCCGCAGCACCGAGGCCGAGCTGGTCGACGGTTCGACCGTCCGGATCGGCAACACGACCATGACGCTGCGGCTCGCGGACGAGCCGATGCCCCAGCCGCCCAGCAGCGGGTGGTGA
- a CDS encoding bifunctional metallophosphatase/5'-nucleotidase produces the protein MVGRRTVVAGSAAAVASVGLGVPAYASEAAQRPGPAELIDVQLLNITDFHGNNRTPTAQADGFLPGTDGQVSLHVGGAAYLATHLAQVRKRANSIFFSAGDNFCGGQPLDNKMLSDESTIEVLNALGLQFSALGNHEFDYGVDYLVDHLMKAKPIGVPGRDSTFRDSTGRPYQGIKFGYYSANILWRKSRRPVFAPYNIEWVYDGRRRYPIGFIHLTVANTPTGSSSYNPTLDSIETAAAGNQVAAYLKQRGVNALVVVVHDGAQQDDNWHAPINGANLATGPAIQLAADLSPDICAIVTGHWHWWFNAMLPDAHGVPRPMVEAGHAGQIINEINLKLDPRTGEVVRDLTVSTNHPVTLDVTPDPRIQRIVDYWTAFGERRYGEVAGHLTADFTPALSATGESTMGELGADLCYWSARRRGPVDFALVAAKPITGSNAVAGTLRYAKSTNTYDADGVILYGEAYSQLGYENPILTVTLTGQQIHDALEQQWQTAADGTTKYGPLNFSANVRATFDTRRPIGDRVDPAGFLIDGAALDPAKSYRVAGLAYTLIGADGYQALNGFTGPYRNGRDHEEFIDYLRANPLITPSARDRITLLA, from the coding sequence ATGGTTGGGCGACGGACGGTGGTGGCCGGGAGTGCGGCCGCAGTGGCTTCGGTGGGGCTGGGGGTGCCGGCCTACGCGAGCGAGGCAGCGCAGCGGCCCGGGCCGGCTGAGTTGATCGACGTGCAACTGCTGAACATCACGGACTTTCACGGGAACAACCGGACCCCGACGGCGCAGGCCGACGGGTTCCTGCCGGGGACGGACGGGCAGGTGAGCCTGCATGTGGGCGGCGCGGCGTACCTCGCCACGCACCTCGCGCAGGTGCGGAAGCGGGCGAACTCGATCTTCTTCAGCGCCGGCGACAACTTCTGCGGCGGGCAGCCGCTGGACAACAAGATGCTGTCGGACGAGTCGACGATCGAGGTGCTGAACGCGCTCGGGCTGCAGTTCTCCGCGCTCGGGAACCACGAGTTCGACTACGGCGTGGACTACCTCGTCGACCATCTGATGAAGGCCAAGCCGATCGGCGTACCGGGCCGGGACTCGACGTTCCGCGACTCGACCGGGCGGCCGTACCAGGGCATCAAGTTCGGGTACTACTCGGCCAACATCCTCTGGCGGAAGTCGCGCCGCCCGGTGTTCGCGCCGTACAACATCGAGTGGGTGTACGACGGCCGGCGGCGGTACCCGATCGGCTTCATCCACTTGACCGTCGCGAACACCCCGACCGGCTCGAGTTCGTACAACCCGACGCTGGACAGCATCGAGACGGCGGCGGCCGGCAACCAGGTCGCGGCGTACCTCAAGCAGCGCGGGGTGAACGCCCTGGTCGTCGTCGTGCACGACGGCGCGCAGCAGGACGACAACTGGCACGCGCCGATCAACGGGGCCAACCTCGCGACCGGTCCGGCGATCCAGCTCGCCGCCGACCTCAGCCCGGACATCTGCGCGATCGTCACCGGCCACTGGCACTGGTGGTTCAACGCGATGCTCCCGGACGCGCACGGCGTACCGCGGCCGATGGTCGAGGCCGGCCACGCCGGGCAGATCATCAACGAGATCAACCTGAAGCTCGACCCGCGTACCGGCGAGGTGGTCCGCGACCTGACCGTCTCCACCAACCACCCGGTCACGCTCGACGTCACGCCCGACCCACGGATCCAGCGGATCGTCGACTACTGGACCGCATTCGGCGAACGCCGGTACGGCGAGGTCGCCGGCCACCTCACCGCCGACTTCACCCCGGCCCTGTCGGCCACCGGCGAGAGCACCATGGGCGAACTCGGCGCCGACCTCTGCTACTGGTCGGCCCGCCGCCGCGGCCCGGTCGACTTCGCCCTGGTGGCCGCCAAGCCGATCACCGGCTCGAACGCGGTCGCCGGCACCCTGCGGTACGCCAAGAGCACCAACACGTACGACGCCGACGGCGTGATCCTGTACGGCGAGGCGTACTCGCAACTGGGCTACGAGAACCCGATCCTGACCGTCACGCTGACGGGGCAGCAGATCCACGACGCACTCGAGCAGCAATGGCAGACGGCCGCCGACGGCACCACGAAGTACGGACCGCTGAACTTCTCGGCCAACGTCCGCGCCACCTTCGACACCAGGCGGCCGATCGGCGACCGGGTCGACCCGGCGGGCTTCCTGATCGACGGCGCCGCGCTCGACCCGGCGAAGTCGTACCGCGTGGCCGGGCTCGCGTACACGCTGATCGGGGCCGACGGCTATCAGGCTCTCAACGGCTTCACCGGCCCATACCGGAACGGACGCGATCACGAGGAGTTCATCGACTACCTACGGGCGAATCCGCTGATCACACCGTCGGCACGGGACCGGATCACGCTGCTGGCGTGA
- a CDS encoding ABC transporter ATP-binding protein, which produces MEQALELDGLTKVFGAQRAVDDLSLSVPSGSFFGVLGPNGAGKTTSLSMAVGLLRPDGGTARIFGVDVWREPTQAKALVGVLPDGLAMPERLTGREVLTYLGLLRGLPEAEVKARAAELLEVFELDHEDDKQVIGYSTGMRKKLGLAVALLHAPRLLVLDEPFEAVDPVSAATIRTILHRFIAGGGSVVMSSHVMALVEQLCDRVAVVADGKVVASGTVSEVQAGGSLEDAFVMLVGASTRGAEGLTWLSH; this is translated from the coding sequence ATGGAGCAAGCACTCGAGTTGGATGGGCTGACCAAGGTCTTCGGGGCGCAGCGGGCGGTCGACGACCTCAGTCTGAGCGTGCCGAGCGGGTCGTTCTTCGGGGTGCTGGGGCCGAACGGCGCCGGCAAGACGACGTCGTTGTCGATGGCGGTCGGGCTGTTGCGCCCGGACGGCGGTACGGCGCGGATCTTCGGAGTGGACGTCTGGCGGGAGCCGACGCAGGCGAAGGCTTTGGTCGGTGTGCTGCCGGACGGGCTGGCGATGCCGGAGCGGCTGACCGGGCGGGAGGTCCTGACCTACCTGGGCCTGTTGCGCGGTCTGCCCGAGGCCGAGGTGAAGGCGCGGGCGGCGGAACTGCTGGAGGTGTTCGAGCTCGATCACGAGGACGACAAGCAGGTGATCGGGTACTCGACCGGCATGCGGAAGAAGCTCGGCCTCGCGGTGGCGCTGCTGCACGCGCCGCGGCTGCTGGTGCTGGACGAGCCGTTCGAGGCGGTCGATCCGGTGTCGGCGGCGACGATCCGGACCATCCTGCACCGGTTCATCGCCGGTGGCGGCTCGGTGGTGATGTCGAGTCACGTGATGGCGCTGGTCGAGCAGCTGTGCGATCGCGTCGCGGTGGTCGCGGACGGGAAGGTCGTTGCCTCAGGCACCGTTTCGGAGGTGCAGGCCGGCGGCAGCCTGGAGGATGCGTTCGTGATGCTGGTCGGTGCGTCGACGCGCGGCGCGGAGGGGCTGACGTGGCTCTCGCACTGA